A genomic segment from Flammeovirga pectinis encodes:
- a CDS encoding sirohydrochlorin chelatase: MKEGILLCGHGSRRKTGTDAFKKLVGILQKRYEENYEVDYGFLEFSHPLYEAAVERLYQKGVRVIYALPVILFAGSHAKNDIPYEMNTIQSYYPDLQIKMGKHIGVSSYLLELSKKRILEQETLLPPIDRKECGLIVIGRGTTDPDANSDVHKLAAMLWEGMGFGFTTVAYSGTAYPTIADSLPMIEKLGFKRTYVIPFFFFTGVLLERIYAAVDAFDLTSTTKYISTDAFGSDEYILKAFDERLDQAINGEANMNCQLCKYRKQIIGFEEEEGKEQIGHHLNVKGILFEEEEKVNEKKGVVAAFKNVLGI; this comes from the coding sequence ATGAAAGAAGGAATTTTACTATGCGGTCATGGTTCCAGAAGAAAAACAGGAACAGATGCTTTTAAAAAGTTAGTAGGTATTCTCCAAAAGAGATACGAAGAGAATTATGAAGTTGATTATGGCTTTTTAGAATTTAGTCATCCTCTTTATGAAGCCGCAGTTGAGCGTTTATATCAAAAAGGTGTACGTGTAATTTATGCATTACCTGTAATTCTATTTGCAGGTTCTCATGCTAAAAACGATATCCCTTATGAGATGAATACCATCCAATCGTATTACCCAGATCTACAAATAAAAATGGGGAAACACATTGGTGTTAGTTCTTATCTCTTAGAACTTTCTAAAAAAAGGATTCTTGAACAAGAAACTCTTTTACCACCAATAGATAGAAAAGAATGTGGTCTTATTGTAATTGGCAGAGGCACGACAGATCCAGACGCCAACTCTGATGTACATAAATTAGCCGCAATGCTTTGGGAAGGAATGGGTTTTGGTTTTACAACTGTGGCATACAGTGGCACTGCCTACCCAACTATTGCAGATAGTTTACCAATGATAGAAAAATTGGGTTTTAAACGTACATATGTTATTCCATTTTTCTTTTTTACGGGGGTACTTCTTGAACGAATTTATGCGGCCGTAGATGCGTTCGATTTAACTTCTACAACCAAATATATTAGTACAGATGCTTTTGGTTCTGATGAATATATCTTAAAAGCTTTTGATGAACGACTTGATCAAGCAATCAATGGGGAAGCCAACATGAATTGCCAATTATGTAAATACAGAAAGCAAATTATTGGGTTTGAAGAAGAAGAAGGGAAAGAACAAATTGGGCATCATTTAAATGTAAAAGGGATTCTTTTTGAAGAAGAGGAAAAGGTAAATGAGAAGAAAGGAGTTGTTGCTGCTTTTAAAAATGTATTAGGTATCTAG
- the cobI gene encoding precorrin-2 C(20)-methyltransferase, which translates to MKKGKIYGISLGPGDPDLITVKGLKTLQAVDKIYYPGSLHKDGIKKSYSLQVLDNYDLDQEKLNGFYLNMTIDRIHVDAVYENTFQQIKIDYNNGLHVAVVSEGDLSTYSSFSYLLEKFQKENLEVVLVPGITSFHLGAAVIQKPLALLNQTIKVLPMLQSSKDLEEALQGSDTVVLMKIKSSLKYIVPLLSTKAISFTYCEKLGTEDQFITSSLNEIQEREIPYFSLLIIKQTNYS; encoded by the coding sequence ATGAAAAAAGGCAAAATATACGGCATTTCTTTAGGTCCTGGAGACCCCGATCTTATTACAGTTAAAGGTCTTAAAACACTACAAGCTGTTGATAAAATTTACTATCCAGGTTCATTACATAAAGATGGGATCAAAAAAAGTTATTCATTACAAGTATTGGATAATTACGATTTAGATCAAGAAAAATTAAACGGTTTCTATCTCAACATGACAATTGATAGAATACATGTAGATGCTGTTTATGAAAACACTTTTCAGCAAATAAAAATAGATTACAATAACGGATTACATGTTGCTGTTGTGTCTGAAGGTGATTTAAGTACTTACAGCTCGTTTTCATATCTATTAGAAAAATTTCAAAAAGAAAATTTGGAAGTGGTGCTTGTACCGGGTATTACGTCTTTTCATTTAGGGGCTGCAGTAATTCAGAAACCTTTAGCATTGTTAAACCAAACTATAAAGGTTTTGCCAATGCTACAATCTTCTAAGGATTTAGAAGAAGCACTTCAGGGTTCAGACACGGTGGTATTAATGAAAATTAAATCAAGTTTAAAGTACATTGTTCCGCTACTTTCTACCAAAGCTATTTCGTTTACGTATTGTGAAAAATTGGGTACAGAAGATCAATTTATCACGTCTTCTTTAAATGAAATTCAAGAAAGAGAAATCCCCTATTTCTCGTTGCTAATAATTAAACAAACAAACTATTCATGA
- the cobJ gene encoding precorrin-3B C(17)-methyltransferase has protein sequence MKITVAGLGPGHKDYILPIVTNALQKADVIIGYDYYFQFCEDFIKKDAVKIAMPLGKEEERAIVAVEEAKKNQHVFVIGSGDASIYSMAAIVYQVASLQPELPLELETLPGVSAFLAAGSKLGAPLGHDFCCISLSDLMTPWQVIEKRIRAAASGDFVTSLYNPKSKKRYWQLERLKKIFLEERDPSTPVAIIRQVTRPEEKITIQTLGTFDVELVDMFSLVMIGNSQTYQYKEHLITPRGYLNRKPKTGTEIQQESFRIVTNKLQELAHSTADKWAITRVIHTTGVLDDHIHYAASQKAVEQLSDHLQNGGTIVTDVTMVQAGITKQFAKKFQNKIVCCLNDDEIPAFAEKEELTRSQAGLRKAIGLYPDALYVVGNAPTALFEITDQLRDTPSFQPAGVIGVPVGFVNVLESKEQLVQSKNTPWITLHGNRGGSNIAAALVNACFTLQESTNYF, from the coding sequence ATGAAGATTACAGTAGCGGGTTTAGGCCCTGGACATAAAGATTATATTCTTCCGATTGTAACCAATGCCCTGCAAAAGGCAGATGTAATTATTGGGTATGATTATTACTTCCAATTTTGTGAGGATTTTATAAAAAAAGATGCCGTTAAAATTGCCATGCCTTTGGGTAAAGAAGAAGAAAGGGCAATTGTAGCAGTGGAAGAAGCTAAGAAAAATCAACACGTTTTTGTAATTGGATCAGGAGATGCTAGTATTTATTCTATGGCTGCCATAGTTTATCAAGTAGCGTCTTTGCAACCAGAATTACCTCTTGAACTAGAGACGCTTCCGGGAGTATCTGCATTTTTAGCAGCGGGAAGTAAATTAGGAGCACCTTTAGGTCACGATTTCTGTTGTATCTCTTTATCAGATTTAATGACGCCTTGGCAAGTAATTGAAAAAAGAATAAGAGCTGCTGCAAGTGGCGATTTTGTGACTAGTTTATACAATCCAAAAAGTAAAAAAAGGTATTGGCAACTTGAAAGGTTAAAGAAGATTTTTTTAGAGGAAAGAGACCCGAGTACACCTGTAGCAATTATACGTCAGGTAACTAGGCCAGAAGAAAAAATAACAATCCAAACATTAGGTACTTTTGATGTTGAATTAGTGGATATGTTCTCTTTGGTAATGATCGGAAACTCTCAAACTTATCAATATAAAGAGCATCTTATTACACCAAGAGGGTACCTGAATAGAAAGCCTAAAACAGGTACAGAAATTCAGCAAGAAAGCTTTCGAATTGTAACAAATAAACTACAAGAATTAGCACATAGTACAGCAGATAAATGGGCAATTACTCGTGTAATACATACTACTGGAGTATTGGATGATCATATACATTATGCGGCTTCTCAAAAAGCAGTAGAACAACTCTCCGATCACCTTCAAAATGGTGGAACTATTGTTACAGATGTTACCATGGTACAAGCAGGTATTACAAAACAATTCGCTAAGAAATTTCAGAATAAAATTGTCTGCTGCTTAAATGATGATGAGATACCTGCATTTGCTGAAAAAGAAGAACTCACTCGTTCACAAGCCGGACTTCGAAAAGCAATTGGCCTTTATCCTGACGCTCTTTATGTTGTAGGAAATGCACCAACCGCTTTATTCGAAATTACAGATCAGCTTCGTGATACGCCTTCTTTCCAACCTGCAGGAGTTATTGGTGTTCCTGTTGGTTTTGTGAATGTTTTAGAATCAAAAGAGCAGTTAGTACAATCAAAAAATACACCTTGGATTACACTTCATGGAAATAGAGGCGGAAGTAATATAGCGGCTGCATTGGTTAATGCTTGTTTTACGCTTCAAGAATCAACTAATTATTTTTAA
- the cbiE gene encoding precorrin-6y C5,15-methyltransferase (decarboxylating) subunit CbiE, producing the protein MDSSSLHIDIIGIGNKANQEFTPEQHYVIHQHSLFSGGKRHYALIKHLLPKKHEWIAITGKMPDVMTEYVRAKQNKLLVFASGDPLFFGFANTVKRLLPNAIVSVFPHFNSLQLLAQKHVLNYSSLRTISLHGRNSWKPLDSCLIKGEELIGILTDKTHSPKHIAQRLLEYNFLDYDLLIGEELEGENERIRILSCVETLKVNDIQLLNCIILIKKSDKRIPLSFSDSSFQTLEGRPGMITKQAIRSITIPALELHSKSCFWDIGSCTGAIAIEAQLSYPNVSVLAFEIREECKDIIANNTYSHHCPGVQIEINDFMNLELSMFQKPDALFIGGMVID; encoded by the coding sequence GTGGATAGCTCTTCTCTTCATATTGATATTATTGGGATTGGTAATAAAGCCAACCAAGAGTTCACTCCAGAACAACACTATGTGATACATCAGCATAGTTTATTTTCTGGAGGAAAAAGACATTACGCATTAATCAAACATCTATTACCAAAAAAGCATGAATGGATTGCGATTACAGGTAAAATGCCAGATGTAATGACTGAATATGTTAGAGCGAAACAAAATAAACTGCTAGTTTTTGCTTCTGGAGACCCTCTCTTTTTTGGTTTTGCAAATACTGTAAAAAGGTTATTACCAAATGCAATTGTTAGCGTATTTCCTCATTTTAATTCATTGCAATTACTAGCACAAAAGCACGTACTTAATTATAGTAGTTTAAGAACTATTTCTTTACATGGTAGAAACTCTTGGAAACCATTAGATAGTTGCCTTATTAAAGGAGAAGAATTGATTGGAATATTAACGGATAAAACACATTCTCCAAAACATATTGCACAACGTTTACTAGAGTATAACTTCTTGGATTATGATCTTCTAATAGGAGAAGAATTAGAAGGAGAAAATGAAAGAATAAGGATTTTAAGTTGTGTAGAAACACTTAAAGTAAATGATATCCAACTCTTAAACTGCATTATTTTAATAAAGAAATCAGACAAAAGAATCCCTTTAAGTTTCAGTGATTCTAGCTTTCAAACGTTGGAAGGAAGACCTGGAATGATTACTAAACAGGCAATCCGATCTATTACAATTCCAGCCTTAGAACTACATTCTAAAAGTTGTTTTTGGGATATAGGGAGTTGTACAGGTGCAATAGCAATTGAAGCACAATTAAGCTACCCAAATGTTTCTGTGTTGGCTTTTGAAATTCGAGAAGAATGTAAAGATATCATTGCCAATAACACCTATTCGCATCATTGTCCGGGTGTACAAATAGAAATAAATGATTTCATGAATTTAGAGCTATCAATGTTTCAAAAACCAGATGCATTATTTATAGGGGGCATGGTAATAGATTAG
- the cobM gene encoding precorrin-4 C(11)-methyltransferase produces the protein MKKISIIATTDKGIGIALILQKEFPKSLIITTRSTSNENVSVVSSINEYLSKNYQKLDGICFISALGICVRLIAPFIESKKTDPAVICVDDHGKNCQSVLAGHIGGGNDFTNKVAQIVGGNAIISTSSDLQNIWALDTLGTKFNWSTSTNQPLNQIISLFVNNEPTVLLLDIKDKGTHYLEKNLPAFVSVFYTEKDIDYSQYKLLITVTYKVYNASLPQISYHPKVLAVGTGCSKTLDFPLFEQRLKAELSTCAIAFESIKEIGSVDIKAEQSAYLKLSKKYKLPFITFTKDEIDKVVVPNPSEMVQSKIGVDGVSESTALLLSRQEQVLVEKQKIHLDNSDKFTFSVALKKEYERRTAIAIIGAGPGDEELITVKGKQYLEKADCILYAGSLVPEEMINWCKEGAIVRNSAMMTLEEQVEIMTEQYKKGNSVVRLHSGDPSLYGAIQEQMTIFDELKMDYFIVPGISAFSAAAAVLRSEFTIPEVVQSIVLTRGEGKTPMPPKENIAAFAKTNATMCLFLSAGIAAKVQYQLLEHFDPETPVAVLYRLTWKDEEIYQGKLTDLAKIVKDSKKTRTVLIVVGKAIGARKNRSQLYSPDWQHIFRTNKKFVVKEA, from the coding sequence ATGAAAAAAATAAGTATAATTGCTACAACCGATAAAGGAATTGGTATCGCTCTCATTCTTCAGAAAGAATTTCCTAAATCATTAATCATTACTACACGTTCTACAAGTAACGAAAATGTTTCTGTAGTGAGTTCAATTAATGAATACCTCTCTAAAAATTATCAGAAACTAGATGGTATTTGTTTTATAAGTGCCTTAGGTATTTGTGTTCGTTTAATTGCTCCATTTATTGAAAGTAAGAAAACAGACCCAGCTGTAATTTGTGTAGATGATCATGGGAAAAATTGTCAATCTGTTTTGGCTGGTCATATTGGTGGAGGTAATGATTTCACTAATAAAGTAGCTCAAATAGTTGGCGGAAATGCTATCATTAGTACATCAAGTGATTTACAAAACATCTGGGCTTTAGATACACTAGGCACAAAGTTTAATTGGTCTACAAGCACTAATCAACCTTTAAATCAAATTATTAGCCTTTTTGTAAATAACGAACCAACCGTCCTTCTTCTTGATATAAAAGATAAAGGCACACACTACCTTGAAAAAAACCTTCCTGCTTTTGTTTCTGTATTTTATACTGAAAAAGACATTGACTATTCTCAATATAAGTTACTAATAACAGTAACTTATAAAGTTTACAATGCGTCTCTTCCTCAAATTTCATATCATCCTAAAGTACTAGCAGTAGGAACAGGATGTTCTAAAACATTAGATTTCCCATTATTTGAACAAAGGCTTAAAGCTGAACTTTCTACTTGTGCCATCGCATTTGAGTCGATTAAAGAAATAGGCTCTGTTGATATTAAAGCCGAACAAAGTGCCTATTTAAAGCTAAGTAAGAAATATAAATTGCCTTTTATCACTTTCACAAAAGATGAAATAGATAAAGTTGTTGTACCTAATCCTAGTGAAATGGTTCAATCTAAAATTGGGGTAGATGGAGTGTCAGAATCAACAGCGTTACTATTGTCTAGACAAGAACAAGTGCTTGTAGAAAAGCAAAAAATTCATTTAGATAATTCTGATAAGTTTACTTTTTCTGTTGCATTAAAAAAAGAATACGAACGCAGAACAGCAATTGCAATTATTGGTGCTGGTCCTGGAGATGAGGAACTTATCACTGTAAAAGGAAAGCAGTATTTAGAAAAAGCAGATTGCATTTTGTATGCAGGGAGTCTTGTACCAGAAGAAATGATTAATTGGTGCAAAGAAGGTGCAATTGTTAGAAATTCTGCAATGATGACACTCGAAGAGCAGGTTGAAATTATGACAGAACAGTACAAAAAAGGTAATTCTGTTGTTAGATTACACAGTGGCGACCCCTCTTTATATGGTGCTATACAGGAACAAATGACCATTTTTGATGAGTTAAAAATGGATTATTTTATTGTGCCTGGTATCTCTGCTTTTAGTGCTGCAGCTGCAGTATTACGTTCTGAATTTACTATTCCAGAGGTAGTTCAATCTATAGTTTTAACAAGAGGAGAAGGTAAAACGCCTATGCCTCCAAAAGAAAATATAGCCGCTTTTGCAAAAACCAATGCAACAATGTGTTTGTTTTTAAGTGCAGGCATTGCCGCAAAAGTACAATATCAATTATTAGAGCATTTCGATCCAGAAACTCCAGTTGCAGTGCTTTATAGATTAACATGGAAAGACGAAGAAATTTACCAAGGTAAACTTACAGACTTAGCCAAAATTGTAAAAGACAGTAAGAAAACAAGAACAGTATTAATTGTTGTGGGTAAAGCCATTGGTGCTCGTAAAAACAGGTCGCAATTATACAGTCCAGATTGGCAACATATATTTAGAACAAATAAAAAGTTTGTAGTTAAAGAAGCGTAA
- a CDS encoding precorrin-6A/cobalt-precorrin-6A reductase, whose product MVLIFGGTTEGKKVVHFFERKKIPYIYSTKTKVAFDNTPFSTYRYGVLNAKLLSAFILKNKVTTIINASHPFAKELHATIDKVGIHLGIPVIRLARKKLLIPTHPFVHFVKSYDQAKALLFGPFLGKKLLGLTGVQTIHIFKEYWKDNPAIFRILPRETSIVIAKETGIPKTKLICAMPSNNLEQEIAVIKEHKIDIVITKESGNSGFLMTKIDAALQCNLPIIIVREPSIPSSFTTIYSIEELEVLMAKAWV is encoded by the coding sequence ATGGTTTTAATTTTTGGAGGAACTACGGAAGGGAAAAAGGTGGTGCACTTTTTTGAAAGAAAGAAAATACCCTATATCTATTCTACGAAAACAAAAGTAGCATTTGATAACACGCCATTTTCTACCTACAGATATGGTGTTTTAAATGCCAAATTATTAAGTGCTTTTATTCTTAAAAATAAGGTTACTACAATTATCAATGCGTCGCATCCTTTTGCCAAAGAATTACATGCTACAATAGATAAAGTTGGTATACATCTCGGTATTCCGGTTATCCGTTTGGCTAGAAAAAAACTACTTATCCCAACGCATCCATTCGTTCATTTTGTAAAGAGTTACGACCAAGCCAAAGCACTTCTTTTTGGCCCGTTTCTCGGTAAAAAACTATTAGGCTTAACAGGTGTGCAGACTATCCACATTTTTAAAGAGTATTGGAAAGACAACCCTGCCATTTTTAGAATCTTGCCAAGAGAAACATCAATCGTAATTGCAAAAGAGACAGGTATTCCAAAAACAAAACTTATTTGTGCTATGCCTTCTAATAATTTAGAACAAGAGATAGCAGTAATTAAAGAACATAAAATTGATATAGTAATTACAAAAGAAAGTGGCAATAGTGGTTTTTTAATGACAAAAATTGATGCTGCTTTACAATGTAACCTACCTATCATCATTGTAAGAGAACCGTCCATACCTAGTTCTTTTACAACCATTTATTCTATTGAAGAATTAGAAGTATTAATGGCAAAAGCATGGGTTTAA
- the cbiD gene encoding cobalt-precorrin-5B (C(1))-methyltransferase CbiD, translating to MGLKEIPKGELREGFTTGTSATAAAKAGLMAIVLQQKQAAITVHLPIDKILEIPVHYCEFTTQTAKCSVLKDAGDDPDVTNGAEIGCEIQFIKEQEIQFCAGEGVGTVTLPGLQLKVGEPAINPVPRNMIRNALQKILHDYDLEVGIAVTVYVVNGKKLAKKTLNERVGIMNGLSILGTSGIVKPYSASSYIASIEQGVDVAVANGITELVINSGARSEKYLKQLFPKLTEQSFIHYGNWIGDTLRKINTSPIKKVTMGIMLGKAVKLAQGQTDTHSCVSSWDKEFIANIALENNYPLSLRGDIIKLNMASRLVEVIPFNKEECFYQALLSACYQEIRILLKQTEFHLFLIGKDGDYIQFKHQ from the coding sequence ATGGGTTTAAAAGAAATTCCAAAAGGTGAATTAAGGGAAGGTTTTACAACCGGAACGTCTGCTACAGCTGCGGCTAAAGCAGGGTTAATGGCTATTGTTTTACAACAAAAACAAGCGGCTATAACTGTACATTTACCTATTGATAAAATCTTAGAAATCCCTGTTCACTATTGTGAATTTACTACGCAAACTGCCAAATGTAGTGTCTTAAAAGACGCTGGAGATGATCCAGATGTTACAAATGGAGCAGAAATAGGTTGCGAAATTCAATTTATAAAAGAACAAGAAATTCAGTTTTGTGCGGGTGAAGGGGTTGGCACAGTTACATTACCAGGTTTACAATTAAAAGTTGGAGAACCTGCAATTAACCCTGTACCAAGAAATATGATTCGCAATGCTCTTCAGAAGATACTTCATGATTATGATTTAGAAGTTGGCATTGCAGTTACGGTATATGTTGTTAACGGTAAAAAGCTAGCAAAAAAAACCTTAAATGAAAGGGTAGGAATAATGAATGGGTTATCCATTTTAGGAACAAGTGGCATTGTAAAACCTTATTCCGCTTCCTCTTATATAGCAAGTATAGAACAAGGTGTAGATGTAGCGGTGGCCAATGGCATTACAGAATTAGTGATTAATTCTGGTGCTAGAAGCGAAAAATATTTAAAACAATTGTTCCCGAAATTAACAGAGCAATCTTTTATTCATTACGGAAATTGGATTGGCGATACTCTCCGAAAAATCAACACCTCTCCCATTAAAAAAGTAACAATGGGAATTATGCTCGGTAAGGCGGTTAAGCTCGCTCAGGGGCAGACAGACACACACAGTTGTGTCTCTAGCTGGGACAAAGAATTTATTGCAAACATTGCCTTAGAAAACAACTATCCGCTCTCTTTAAGAGGTGATATTATAAAATTAAATATGGCAAGTAGATTAGTAGAGGTTATTCCTTTTAATAAAGAGGAATGCTTTTATCAAGCGCTTCTTTCTGCTTGTTATCAAGAAATAAGAATACTACTAAAACAAACAGAATTCCATCTTTTCTTAATCGGAAAAGATGGCGATTACATTCAATTTAAACACCAATGA
- a CDS encoding cytochrome c biogenesis protein CcdA: protein MTLTNIIRPLMAGILHSFEPDHVTAVSVLATENAIKNEKTSAKNVFKASQWALGHSVTLLLLGGIALIFKSTVEIFVKDISYYAELSVGPIMIWLGIVSIRRNHKLKEMMKDHKKIEEHDHIDSNLIHLHGKQGEEIAMNPMNRSFWVGMLHGLAGTGGALTSALILSSSTLMDAIIILLVESIGIIIAMSVYSYALLSVLSRFIEKNLSIFKWMNGIAGLTSILLGFYWIFNSL, encoded by the coding sequence ATGACTTTAACAAACATCATCAGACCATTAATGGCAGGAATACTTCATTCTTTTGAACCTGACCATGTAACAGCAGTTTCCGTATTAGCAACAGAAAATGCCATTAAAAATGAAAAAACATCAGCAAAAAATGTATTTAAAGCTTCTCAATGGGCATTAGGACATTCTGTAACATTATTATTATTAGGAGGCATTGCCCTTATTTTTAAAAGTACTGTAGAAATTTTTGTAAAGGATATTTCTTATTACGCAGAGCTTTCTGTCGGACCAATTATGATATGGCTCGGTATAGTTTCTATCCGTAGAAACCATAAGTTGAAAGAAATGATGAAAGACCATAAAAAGATTGAAGAGCATGATCATATAGATAGTAATCTGATTCATTTGCATGGTAAACAAGGTGAAGAAATTGCCATGAACCCTATGAACAGATCATTTTGGGTAGGCATGTTACATGGTTTAGCTGGTACTGGTGGTGCATTAACTTCTGCGTTAATTTTAAGTTCTTCAACACTCATGGATGCTATTATTATTTTATTGGTAGAGTCTATCGGAATTATCATTGCAATGAGTGTATATAGTTATGCTTTACTGTCTGTATTAAGTCGTTTTATTGAGAAAAACCTATCCATTTTTAAATGGATGAATGGCATTGCAGGCCTTACATCTATCCTACTTGGTTTCTATTGGATTTTCAACTCTTTATAG
- a CDS encoding AAA family ATPase: MNFPFTAIVGQEQFKLALLLNSIDPSLGGVLAIGDKGTGKTTLIRSLSDLLNCNFVNLPIGASEDRVLGHINLEKLINDKSEEVQIGLLAKANNGFLYIDEINLLNDYLMDVLLDASASGKYHLEREGISKVFDSKFCLVGSMNPEEGELRPQLKDRFGLSVHIKTTDKLIDRTTIVKNRLAFDSNPIAFSSQFADEQKQLALQITTAKNKLLKVTILPSVIDYCSSLAVANAVEGLRADILLVKTARAYASLYQKDSVSTEDVDAIKDFVLNHRKNNTPPPSEQSQNQKEEEKNTPPQKPQEQNETAVFNPIIPKDKIQFDSALDIGVQQSIQQNTTKNTLDRRKSVGQYLAKDQFEVFNKTQNETVTQQIIFLLDSSGSMLQEEVIAQAKGIVEKIVRNKKASTIQFSLVTLFQGEAVTVLEKTSKETTFIQALQELKTGGKTNIVAGFKHIKNILAQAEAKKIDLVLVSDGHFCSSFGLEEIIGSYQFHCKKINELILVDTETGIVQLGSMKQLSEALNGTYQKLELEL, translated from the coding sequence ATGAATTTTCCGTTCACCGCAATTGTAGGACAAGAACAATTTAAATTGGCACTCCTACTTAATAGTATTGACCCATCGCTCGGAGGCGTTTTAGCCATAGGTGATAAAGGCACTGGTAAAACTACTTTAATACGCTCTTTGTCAGATTTGCTAAATTGTAACTTTGTTAATTTACCTATTGGAGCTTCAGAAGATCGTGTTCTAGGACATATCAATTTAGAAAAACTGATTAATGATAAAAGTGAAGAAGTACAAATTGGTTTACTTGCCAAGGCCAATAATGGTTTTTTATATATTGATGAAATAAACCTGCTGAACGACTACCTCATGGATGTTCTTTTAGATGCTTCTGCTTCTGGAAAGTATCATTTAGAAAGAGAAGGAATTTCTAAAGTTTTTGATAGTAAATTTTGCTTAGTGGGTTCTATGAATCCAGAGGAAGGAGAACTAAGACCTCAGCTGAAAGATAGATTTGGATTAAGTGTGCATATAAAGACCACAGATAAGCTAATTGATAGAACAACTATTGTAAAAAATAGACTTGCTTTTGATAGTAATCCAATAGCTTTTTCTTCACAATTTGCTGATGAACAAAAGCAACTCGCTCTACAAATTACAACTGCAAAAAATAAGCTTTTAAAAGTAACTATTCTCCCTTCAGTAATAGACTATTGTTCTAGTTTAGCAGTAGCAAATGCTGTAGAGGGTTTACGAGCGGATATACTATTGGTAAAAACTGCTAGAGCATACGCCTCTTTATATCAAAAAGATAGTGTAAGTACAGAAGATGTTGATGCGATAAAAGATTTTGTCTTAAACCATAGGAAAAACAACACACCACCACCTTCAGAACAGTCTCAAAATCAGAAAGAAGAAGAGAAAAACACACCGCCTCAAAAACCACAAGAGCAGAACGAAACGGCTGTTTTTAATCCTATTATACCAAAAGATAAAATACAATTTGATAGTGCTTTAGACATTGGAGTACAACAATCTATACAGCAAAACACAACAAAAAACACATTGGACAGACGAAAATCTGTAGGGCAATATTTAGCAAAAGATCAATTTGAAGTTTTTAATAAAACTCAAAACGAAACCGTAACGCAACAAATTATATTTTTATTAGATTCTAGTGGTTCTATGCTTCAAGAAGAAGTGATAGCACAAGCAAAAGGAATTGTTGAAAAGATTGTAAGAAATAAAAAGGCCAGTACTATTCAGTTTTCGTTAGTTACGCTTTTTCAAGGAGAAGCAGTAACTGTACTAGAAAAGACGTCGAAAGAGACCACCTTTATACAAGCATTGCAAGAATTAAAAACTGGAGGTAAAACAAATATTGTAGCTGGTTTTAAACACATAAAGAATATTCTCGCTCAAGCAGAAGCAAAGAAAATTGACCTTGTTCTTGTTTCCGACGGTCACTTTTGTTCTAGTTTTGGTTTAGAAGAAATTATTGGTAGCTATCAATTTCACTGTAAAAAAATAAATGAATTGATTCTTGTAGATACCGAAACAGGCATTGTACAACTTGGTAGTATGAAACAACTTTCTGAGGCTCTAAATGGGACGTATCAAAAACTAGAATTAGAACTATGA
- a CDS encoding bifunctional adenosylcobinamide kinase/adenosylcobinamide-phosphate guanylyltransferase has protein sequence MKAKIHMITGGQRSGKSVFAERLALSLSPTPYYLATSKKWDKEYAERVGLHQQRRTSNWITIEEEIDIQQHQFKNKVVLMDCVTLWLTNIFDLCNYDKEKTLSKALAIWNELILQECTLIVVTNEIGLGGISMHKGSRQFTDIHGLLNQRIAEMAKEVTFIVSGLPLKVKG, from the coding sequence ATGAAAGCTAAAATCCATATGATAACTGGCGGACAACGTTCTGGAAAAAGTGTTTTTGCAGAAAGACTAGCACTTTCTCTTTCTCCTACTCCTTACTATCTCGCTACATCTAAAAAATGGGATAAAGAATATGCAGAACGTGTTGGTTTACATCAACAAAGAAGAACAAGTAATTGGATAACCATAGAAGAAGAAATCGACATACAGCAGCATCAGTTTAAAAATAAGGTGGTGTTAATGGATTGCGTAACATTATGGCTCACAAATATATTCGATTTATGCAATTACGATAAAGAGAAAACGCTTTCTAAAGCCTTAGCTATTTGGAACGAACTAATTCTGCAAGAATGCACTTTAATTGTGGTTACTAATGAAATTGGTTTAGGAGGAATTTCTATGCATAAAGGAAGCAGACAGTTTACAGATATACACGGTTTACTTAACCAAAGAATTGCAGAAATGGCAAAAGAAGTAACGTTTATTGTGTCTGGTCTACCACTAAAAGTAAAAGGGTAA